The Gordonia sp. KTR9 genome contains a region encoding:
- a CDS encoding Gp37-like protein has protein sequence MPSEVTASTVASLEARRYAYLQRPPTEPLIRIWDKDFRVLARIEDPERAEWEELDDKVGGAEAVIVGDEYAWLRKLVTHDIPYDQNLMITVDPDRTKPHDWKSRWGGWIDDIEDVVEQGQPTRTTLKCTSFRDHPNFISIAANPISPMQVQAPKIFLNGGPTAFTCCSTAFINLFRIYTLNGFSPIPRNLFSPKTWLENTHILNWPVQVMPMNPLLDQTRWGTLSSRWGNLETAQAPLLKDAGVTNRAYTWLPGDPAPYTIFGPEVAERLKPRRACVILAWEDHSGVDGPTGTAIDGALNLVAATLDDLLTSTIVPLDLDADNDSEPDPFIRKLLMVAPKPSPFTYRDADHGNVRRSVMNIHKRRAVTTVVGGKSPQWLNQAITFAIRYGLSQLATVISYGVGASVGTSAGTEGLDNLYQGQLDDVFMAFAQYHNPFASAAAGPYARNEHFESGAASGLSVSTLQALAAGDYKNRAYISWEHEVSDVAPFVLGEDFGLGERVNIERRGILYTDQVKGIKRVREKGKTTRPILTLGDDTREEDGLIRAFRTIGDVANFAASIINAGDMF, from the coding sequence ATGCCTTCTGAAGTGACCGCGTCGACGGTCGCGTCTCTCGAGGCGCGGCGTTACGCCTACCTGCAGAGGCCTCCGACCGAACCGCTCATCCGGATCTGGGACAAAGACTTCCGGGTCCTCGCCCGAATCGAGGACCCGGAGCGCGCGGAGTGGGAAGAGCTCGACGACAAGGTCGGCGGCGCGGAAGCCGTGATCGTGGGCGACGAGTACGCGTGGCTGCGCAAGCTCGTCACCCACGACATCCCGTACGACCAGAACCTCATGATCACCGTCGACCCCGACCGCACGAAACCGCACGACTGGAAGTCGCGGTGGGGCGGATGGATCGACGACATCGAGGACGTTGTCGAGCAGGGCCAGCCAACCCGAACAACGCTGAAGTGCACCAGCTTCCGGGATCACCCGAACTTCATTTCGATCGCCGCCAACCCGATCAGCCCGATGCAGGTGCAGGCGCCGAAGATCTTCCTCAACGGCGGGCCGACCGCGTTCACCTGCTGCTCGACGGCGTTCATCAACCTGTTCCGCATCTACACGCTCAACGGGTTCTCGCCGATCCCGCGGAATCTTTTCAGCCCCAAGACGTGGCTCGAAAACACCCACATCCTGAACTGGCCGGTCCAGGTCATGCCGATGAACCCGCTGCTCGATCAGACGCGGTGGGGCACTCTGTCGTCGCGGTGGGGCAACCTCGAAACGGCGCAGGCTCCGCTGCTGAAGGACGCCGGCGTCACGAATCGCGCGTACACGTGGCTGCCCGGTGACCCTGCCCCGTACACGATCTTCGGTCCGGAGGTCGCCGAGCGGCTGAAGCCGCGGCGTGCGTGTGTCATCCTCGCGTGGGAAGACCACTCCGGTGTCGACGGTCCGACCGGCACCGCGATCGACGGCGCGCTCAACCTGGTCGCCGCCACGCTCGATGACCTCCTCACGTCGACGATCGTGCCGCTCGACCTCGACGCAGACAACGATTCAGAGCCCGATCCGTTCATCCGGAAGCTGCTCATGGTCGCGCCGAAACCGTCGCCGTTCACCTACCGCGACGCAGACCACGGCAACGTCCGCCGGTCGGTGATGAACATTCACAAACGGCGCGCGGTCACCACGGTGGTCGGCGGCAAATCGCCCCAGTGGCTCAACCAGGCAATCACTTTCGCCATCCGGTACGGGCTGTCTCAGCTCGCGACCGTCATCTCCTACGGTGTCGGCGCATCGGTCGGGACGAGCGCGGGCACCGAAGGTCTCGACAACCTGTACCAGGGTCAGCTCGACGACGTGTTCATGGCGTTCGCGCAGTACCACAACCCGTTCGCGTCGGCGGCCGCCGGACCGTACGCCCGAAACGAACACTTCGAGTCCGGCGCGGCGTCGGGACTCTCGGTGTCGACGCTGCAAGCCCTGGCGGCAGGGGACTACAAGAACCGCGCGTACATCTCGTGGGAGCACGAGGTCAGCGACGTCGCACCGTTCGTCCTCGGCGAGGACTTCGGGCTCGGCGAACGCGTCAACATCGAGCGCCGCGGGATCCTCTACACCGACCAGGTCAAGGGCATCAAACGGGTCCGGGAGAAGGGCAAGACCACCCGCCCGATCCTCACTCTCGGCGACGACACCCGCGAAGAAGACGGCCTGATTCGCGCGTTCCGCACCATCGGCGACGTCGCGAACTTCGCCGCATCCATCATTAACGCCGGCGACATGTTCTAG
- a CDS encoding phage gene 29 protein family protein, translating to MGDRVFADFPYDRRFTKEEIAEITARAEKIADAMRDGVAPNGAILYIDESLLQLWSVHAALAGVYVDDDRAYIVSVKIPDQAGQFADSVEWVMREDLPEDHSETQADAEARQIVNALTERLSPEVKRRVAEQFSTAFTAVNDTDQED from the coding sequence TTGGGCGACAGAGTATTTGCAGACTTTCCGTATGATCGACGGTTCACGAAAGAGGAGATCGCGGAAATCACCGCGCGTGCCGAGAAGATCGCCGACGCGATGCGGGACGGCGTCGCACCCAACGGGGCGATCCTCTACATCGACGAATCGTTGCTGCAGCTGTGGTCCGTGCACGCCGCTCTCGCCGGCGTCTACGTCGACGACGACCGCGCGTACATCGTGTCAGTGAAAATCCCCGACCAGGCTGGACAGTTCGCTGACTCCGTCGAATGGGTGATGCGCGAGGACCTTCCCGAGGATCACTCCGAGACCCAGGCTGACGCCGAAGCCCGTCAGATCGTCAACGCGCTCACCGAACGGCTGTCGCCCGAGGTGAAGCGGCGCGTCGCCGAGCAGTTCAGCACCGCGTTCACAGCGGTCAACGACACCGATCAGGAGGACTGA
- a CDS encoding DUF7257 domain-containing protein, whose protein sequence is MPRVVDQRTRSRIDKDPLQGLLDFTDLDKTIETSGDRVTDALKHIRATFVQWLKDTVGIDLTGVDEFAAWLDTHLGLPSLDQLLAALRGEYEGENLILLAIEALFAPVRRVLQVFTGRPGGLDAAPAEVDSFWDDMQKTLKGESTAGSWFEDVSIAAASGVEQLAENIAGGVAAGAGAIANAGQKIADLLGLADSAQKIAMAAQQQIQDLQNETSNPDFNGFAWSTIFSGADGDPLSSSDWAGSPEIVIRGDSGFAGVAEGSADGYYHKVSQYEYETDTQSASIVLGTRTSDDQWTSVEVRCDPGKTQGVFARANRSTIQIGRFTRSGTAWTWTPWYSRSRTNNQGDILRLRTSGDNYYVLVNGTAVIDWTDSPASASKGAGFRRAGFTQRKDTNFLGLPIASWRIASFAMADWLPPGGAVTTPAWRLRRGSATEVALSVAHGATALMPTGFYTIADLASAVTVDVSAGEVTIIESGWYSIKATSSNRDNSQDVAGDDAYDVRNAYRLTPWQLYVDGSPLEGPFPSGVPTEIYLAAGQKVRVGASATVPVFPSNSYGATGSSNFAMPARSQITHVGGASPVFTGRKVA, encoded by the coding sequence ATGCCTCGCGTCGTAGACCAGCGGACCCGCAGCCGCATAGACAAGGACCCCCTGCAGGGGCTCCTCGACTTCACCGACCTCGACAAGACGATCGAGACGTCCGGCGACCGGGTCACCGACGCGCTCAAGCACATTCGGGCGACGTTCGTGCAGTGGTTGAAGGACACCGTCGGCATCGATCTCACCGGCGTCGACGAGTTCGCCGCGTGGCTCGACACCCACCTCGGCCTGCCCAGCCTCGACCAGCTGTTGGCGGCTTTGCGAGGCGAGTACGAAGGCGAGAATCTAATCCTCCTCGCGATCGAGGCTCTGTTCGCGCCCGTGCGGCGTGTGCTGCAGGTCTTCACCGGCCGTCCCGGCGGGCTCGATGCCGCTCCCGCCGAGGTCGATTCGTTCTGGGACGACATGCAGAAGACGCTGAAGGGGGAGAGCACTGCGGGCTCGTGGTTCGAGGATGTGTCGATCGCCGCCGCGTCCGGCGTCGAGCAACTCGCCGAGAATATTGCGGGCGGTGTGGCGGCCGGAGCCGGGGCGATCGCAAACGCAGGCCAGAAGATCGCGGACTTGCTCGGACTGGCCGACTCCGCGCAGAAGATCGCAATGGCCGCCCAGCAGCAGATCCAGGACCTGCAGAACGAGACATCGAACCCCGACTTCAACGGATTCGCGTGGTCGACGATCTTCTCTGGAGCCGACGGCGACCCGCTGTCGTCGAGCGACTGGGCGGGGTCACCGGAGATCGTCATCCGTGGCGACAGCGGATTCGCCGGTGTCGCTGAGGGATCGGCCGATGGCTACTACCACAAGGTCTCGCAGTACGAGTACGAGACCGACACCCAGTCGGCGTCGATTGTGCTGGGCACCAGGACCAGCGACGACCAGTGGACGAGCGTCGAAGTGCGCTGCGATCCCGGCAAGACCCAAGGCGTCTTCGCCCGCGCAAACCGATCGACGATCCAGATTGGCCGGTTCACCCGTTCGGGCACCGCCTGGACGTGGACGCCGTGGTACTCGCGATCGCGAACCAACAATCAGGGCGACATCCTCCGGCTCCGAACTTCGGGAGACAACTACTATGTGCTCGTCAATGGGACCGCGGTCATCGACTGGACCGACTCGCCCGCCAGCGCCTCCAAGGGCGCAGGATTCCGCCGCGCCGGGTTCACACAGCGCAAAGACACGAACTTCCTCGGCCTACCGATCGCGTCGTGGCGCATCGCGTCCTTCGCCATGGCAGACTGGCTCCCGCCAGGAGGCGCAGTGACCACGCCGGCATGGAGGTTGCGGCGAGGCTCGGCCACCGAAGTGGCACTATCCGTCGCCCACGGCGCCACTGCGCTGATGCCCACCGGCTTCTACACCATCGCCGATCTCGCAAGCGCCGTGACGGTCGACGTGAGCGCCGGAGAAGTCACGATCATCGAATCCGGTTGGTACAGCATCAAAGCGACCAGCAGCAACCGCGACAACTCCCAAGACGTCGCGGGTGACGACGCCTACGACGTCCGCAACGCCTACCGATTGACGCCGTGGCAGCTCTACGTCGACGGCAGCCCGCTCGAGGGTCCGTTCCCGTCCGGCGTGCCCACCGAGATCTACCTCGCTGCGGGACAGAAGGTGCGCGTTGGGGCATCGGCGACGGTGCCCGTCTTCCCGAGCAACAGCTACGGGGCAACGGGATCTTCAAACTTCGCGATGCCGGCCCGCTCTCAGATCACCCACGTAGGCGGAGCGTCACCAGTGTTCACCGGACGAAAGGTCGCCTGA
- a CDS encoding M15 family metallopeptidase: MSFRTAYGNTHSENGWRMVNRDECALIQGLAFMDTAPVRKGYAFEALSAFAHWYDANVPGEIVSSTWGWSNTNDVSTSNHLSGTALDINAPQYPWGGDRMARVFPERVAAIRRGLAEFEGVIFWGADWSRKDEMHFQLNHGTAFKDGASDRLIDFVHRRIEDGKLKGSVGKTALDAAKVNAFTQAFMAPIGSDAKDNREQLCGAGARDAGEFDGWGQLGDGTLTDGLAAVLDKAVNR; this comes from the coding sequence ATGAGTTTCCGCACTGCATACGGCAATACGCACTCCGAGAACGGTTGGCGCATGGTCAACCGAGACGAGTGCGCGCTGATCCAGGGGCTCGCGTTCATGGACACCGCGCCGGTCCGGAAGGGGTACGCCTTCGAGGCGTTGTCGGCTTTCGCGCACTGGTACGACGCGAACGTCCCGGGCGAGATCGTCTCGTCGACATGGGGTTGGTCGAACACGAACGACGTGTCGACGTCGAATCACCTGTCGGGCACCGCGCTCGACATCAACGCCCCGCAGTACCCGTGGGGCGGCGACCGGATGGCCCGCGTGTTCCCCGAGCGCGTGGCTGCAATCCGCCGGGGCCTCGCCGAGTTCGAAGGAGTCATCTTCTGGGGCGCGGACTGGTCGCGGAAGGACGAGATGCACTTCCAGCTCAACCACGGCACCGCGTTCAAGGACGGCGCGTCCGATCGGCTGATCGACTTCGTGCATCGCCGCATCGAGGACGGGAAGCTGAAGGGCTCGGTCGGCAAGACCGCGCTCGATGCCGCGAAGGTCAACGCGTTCACTCAGGCGTTCATGGCGCCGATCGGCTCCGACGCGAAGGACAACCGAGAGCAGCTGTGCGGCGCCGGGGCTCGCGACGCCGGCGAGTTCGACGGGTGGGGCCAGCTCGGTGACGGCACGCTCACCGACGGACTGGCCGCGGTCCTAGATAAAGCGGTGAACCGCTGA
- a CDS encoding cutinase family protein gives MTDMPCYVVTVRGIGEPMDGNMLSQFVERLGAGWTHVEVDYPAAYAFVNGQRNPLAPDYDTTKRLGRAQVRIELAIIRAEHPDATVVLAGYSAGADIVDDLAVSGIMSEFPQVKRCVAVANPSNPGSNGLADYGIAAPERGRQHVDSRVIPVNHPGDVICCCPPRSPLRVIATLTPRMQLADRSAWARDVLAKLGNPTVRAEIDRQLGAWWDPRNWGRYDRAAKDARGYLGLGVRSTHAIYNRRPLGGLSMLEHAADRVLTELLERT, from the coding sequence ATGACTGACATGCCCTGCTATGTGGTCACGGTCCGCGGTATCGGCGAGCCGATGGACGGAAACATGCTGTCGCAGTTCGTGGAGCGGCTCGGCGCCGGATGGACGCACGTCGAGGTCGACTATCCGGCGGCGTACGCGTTCGTCAACGGGCAGCGCAACCCGCTCGCCCCGGACTACGACACCACGAAACGGCTCGGCCGCGCGCAGGTGCGGATCGAGCTGGCGATCATCAGGGCTGAGCACCCGGACGCGACCGTTGTCCTCGCCGGATACTCGGCCGGCGCCGACATCGTCGACGACCTCGCCGTCTCGGGCATCATGTCCGAGTTCCCTCAGGTGAAGCGGTGCGTGGCGGTTGCGAACCCGTCGAACCCCGGCTCGAATGGGCTGGCCGACTACGGGATCGCCGCGCCGGAACGCGGCCGCCAGCACGTCGACTCTCGCGTCATCCCGGTCAACCACCCGGGCGACGTTATTTGCTGCTGCCCGCCGCGGTCGCCGCTGCGCGTCATCGCGACACTCACCCCGCGGATGCAGCTCGCCGACCGGTCGGCGTGGGCGCGCGACGTCCTGGCGAAGCTCGGGAACCCGACGGTCCGCGCCGAGATCGATCGACAGCTCGGCGCGTGGTGGGACCCGCGGAACTGGGGACGCTACGACCGGGCCGCGAAAGACGCACGCGGCTACCTCGGTCTCGGTGTCCGGTCCACGCACGCCATTTACAACCGGCGGCCGCTCGGCGGGCTGTCGATGCTCGAGCACGCCGCTGACCGTGTGCTGACCGAACTCCTCGAAAGGACGTGA
- a CDS encoding RHS repeat domain-containing protein, whose product MKWINLLNQVGPHPPGKNLRVDTASAAVLVMRGDAEYIDDPATPDVDESLGFVFTINGRSGQVDLTKADLGLSKVDNTSDEEKPISELVAAELGGKLSIADAPDVVAAAVNSPEVKEALDAAYAPLMPDTGITYDGSGNVQTVTENGVTTTYTYNPDGTVATDTRDGVTRTYGYDGNGNLTSITVED is encoded by the coding sequence ATGAAGTGGATCAACCTGCTCAACCAGGTGGGCCCGCATCCGCCCGGGAAGAACCTACGCGTCGACACCGCATCCGCCGCTGTACTCGTCATGCGCGGCGACGCCGAGTACATCGACGACCCCGCGACGCCAGATGTCGACGAGAGCCTGGGGTTCGTGTTCACGATCAACGGGAGGTCGGGTCAGGTCGACCTCACGAAGGCCGACCTCGGCCTGTCGAAGGTCGACAACACCTCCGACGAGGAGAAGCCGATCTCGGAGTTGGTCGCCGCCGAGCTCGGCGGGAAACTGTCGATTGCCGACGCCCCGGATGTGGTCGCGGCCGCGGTCAACTCACCCGAAGTGAAAGAAGCACTCGACGCGGCTTATGCCCCGCTGATGCCTGACACCGGGATCACCTACGACGGCAGCGGGAACGTTCAGACGGTCACCGAGAACGGCGTCACGACGACCTACACCTACAACCCGGACGGCACGGTCGCGACCGACACCCGCGATGGCGTCACCCGCACCTACGGCTACGACGGCAACGGCAATCTCACGAGCATCACGGTGGAGGACTGA
- a CDS encoding SGNH/GDSL hydrolase family protein, which yields MDPVTLGMAKADAAKKYAHSTRGMQSHLYNFSAKNFRKTAAALARVRNGDGDMRLLCVGDSTTAGAKASTAATYVGQKAYPRRLAELLNTYMIPAAPGLVTPRGTSTAISADTRWTAGAGWAMNGWTNAYCGFGGKGANYRGTGVTGGALTFQEPGVLADTFDVYFRRAPSSGTAGTFSVQATGGSVVNADAAAVGGAPRLDKVTVTAGSAAATNVVTILGLTAAKNVEITHIVPRLSTKSQVLVGNAGISGSTTLDWVTYSSNSTANDFGGLGAIKSYAPDLTILDLGINDANALASPAADYVSRLQQIITAAKVSGDVILKTMMPTAASVAPATAALEAEYVAAVRGLGVPVIDYFSRAAPGNDYLAGGMLNADAIHGTDFGYLDVASVSFEALRAF from the coding sequence ATGGACCCAGTAACCCTCGGCATGGCCAAGGCCGACGCCGCGAAGAAGTACGCGCACTCGACTCGAGGGATGCAGAGCCACCTCTACAATTTTTCGGCGAAGAACTTCCGGAAGACCGCGGCCGCGCTCGCCCGAGTCCGCAACGGCGACGGCGACATGCGCCTACTCTGTGTCGGCGACTCCACCACCGCCGGGGCGAAAGCCTCGACCGCCGCGACCTACGTCGGGCAGAAGGCCTACCCGCGGCGACTCGCCGAACTACTCAACACCTACATGATCCCCGCCGCGCCAGGGCTCGTCACGCCCCGCGGCACCTCGACGGCGATCTCCGCCGACACTCGGTGGACCGCGGGTGCCGGGTGGGCGATGAACGGCTGGACCAACGCCTACTGCGGGTTCGGTGGGAAGGGTGCGAACTACCGCGGCACCGGTGTTACCGGCGGCGCGCTCACCTTTCAAGAGCCCGGCGTCCTGGCCGACACCTTCGATGTCTACTTCCGGCGCGCGCCGTCGAGCGGCACCGCGGGTACGTTCTCCGTTCAGGCGACCGGCGGGTCGGTGGTCAACGCCGACGCGGCCGCGGTCGGAGGCGCGCCGCGCCTCGACAAGGTGACCGTCACCGCAGGATCAGCCGCGGCGACCAACGTCGTCACCATCCTCGGGCTGACTGCAGCGAAGAACGTCGAGATCACCCACATCGTGCCGCGCCTCTCGACCAAGTCTCAGGTGCTCGTCGGCAACGCCGGCATCAGTGGGTCGACGACGCTCGACTGGGTGACCTACAGCTCCAACAGCACGGCCAACGACTTCGGTGGGCTCGGTGCGATTAAGTCCTACGCGCCCGACCTGACGATCCTCGATCTCGGTATTAACGACGCGAACGCATTGGCCTCGCCCGCCGCCGACTACGTGAGTCGGCTTCAGCAGATCATCACCGCGGCGAAAGTATCCGGTGACGTCATCCTCAAGACGATGATGCCGACCGCCGCGTCGGTGGCCCCGGCCACGGCCGCACTCGAAGCCGAGTACGTCGCCGCAGTGAGGGGACTGGGGGTGCCGGTGATTGACTATTTCTCGCGCGCCGCGCCGGGCAACGACTACCTCGCGGGCGGGATGCTCAACGCCGACGCCATCCACGGCACCGACTTCGGATACCTCGACGTCGCGAGTGTCTCG